Proteins encoded within one genomic window of Citrobacter amalonaticus Y19:
- a CDS encoding PTS mannose/fructose/sorbose transporter subunit IIC produces the protein MEITTLQIVLVFIVACIAGMESVLDEFQFHRPLVACTLIGAVLGDMKTGIIIGGTLEMIALGWMNIGAAVAPDAALASIISTVLVIAGHQSIGAGIALAIPLAAAGQVLTIIVRTITVAFQHAADKAAENGNLTALSWIHVSSLFLQAMRIAIPAVIVAISVGTSEVQSMLNAIPEVVTGGLNIAGGMIVVVGYAMVINMMRAGYLMPFFYLGFVTAAFTNFNLVALGVIGAVMAILYIQLSPKYNRVAGAPAQAAGDNSLDNELD, from the coding sequence ATGGAGATTACCACTCTTCAGATTGTGCTGGTGTTCATCGTCGCATGTATCGCGGGTATGGAGTCGGTACTCGATGAATTTCAGTTCCACCGCCCACTGGTGGCCTGTACGCTGATTGGCGCCGTTCTCGGGGATATGAAAACCGGTATTATCATCGGTGGTACCCTGGAAATGATCGCCCTGGGCTGGATGAACATCGGTGCTGCCGTTGCACCTGATGCCGCACTGGCGTCCATCATCTCTACCGTTCTGGTTATCGCGGGTCACCAAAGCATTGGTGCCGGTATCGCGCTGGCTATTCCGCTGGCCGCAGCAGGCCAGGTTCTGACCATTATCGTTCGTACTATCACCGTGGCATTCCAGCACGCAGCGGATAAGGCGGCCGAAAACGGCAACCTCACGGCGCTGTCCTGGATCCATGTTTCTTCCCTGTTCCTGCAGGCAATGCGTATTGCCATTCCGGCTGTTATCGTGGCTATCTCTGTCGGTACCAGCGAAGTGCAGAGCATGCTGAATGCGATTCCGGAAGTGGTGACAGGCGGTCTGAACATCGCCGGTGGCATGATCGTTGTGGTCGGTTACGCGATGGTTATCAACATGATGCGTGCGGGCTATCTGATGCCGTTCTTCTACCTCGGCTTCGTGACTGCGGCATTTACTAACTTCAACCTGGTCGCTCTGGGTGTGATTGGTGCGGTAATGGCCATCCTCTACATCCAACTGAGCCCGAAATATAACCGCGTGGCGGGTGCGCCAGCTCAGGCGGCTGGTGATAACTCTCTCGATAATGAACTGGACTAA
- a CDS encoding protein YoaL, with protein sequence MKIRNLAFANEKFRRVKYLCYNSLQRKVNLCQKHIASVMFTFCLTYQEYRALARCMDRHRRHFTFRPHRACQSGMSCHTFCLHRVLSPVNHSLSRSLSWNS encoded by the coding sequence ATGAAGATCCGTAATTTAGCTTTCGCCAATGAGAAATTTCGTAGAGTAAAATATCTCTGTTACAACTCTTTGCAAAGGAAGGTAAATCTTTGCCAAAAACACATTGCCTCTGTTATGTTTACGTTCTGTTTAACTTACCAGGAGTATAGGGCACTAGCCCGCTGTATGGATCGTCACCGACGTCATTTCACCTTCAGGCCGCATCGCGCCTGCCAGTCTGGCATGTCTTGCCACACGTTTTGTCTGCACCGAGTTTTATCGCCTGTTAACCATTCCTTAAGCAGGAGCTTGTCATGGAATTCTTAA
- the rlmA gene encoding 23S rRNA (guanine(745)-N(1))-methyltransferase, translating into MSFSCPLCHQPLAHVNNSFICPQRHQFDVAKEGYVNLLPVQHKRSRDPGDSAEMMQARRAFLDAGHYQPLRDAIVEQLSTRLDASATSILDIGCGEGYYTHAFADALPAATTYGLDVAKVAIKAAARRYPQVTFCVASSHRLPFADASQDAIVRIYAPCKAEELARVVKPRGWVITATPGPRHLMELKELIYDEVRLHAPHTEQLEGFTLVKEIALGYPMSLSGKEAMALLQMTPFAWRAKPEVREHLASRDTFDCQTDFRLHLWQRAD; encoded by the coding sequence ATGTCGTTTTCCTGCCCACTTTGTCACCAGCCTCTTGCGCACGTCAATAACAGTTTTATCTGTCCGCAGCGGCATCAGTTTGATGTGGCAAAAGAGGGATACGTCAATCTGTTGCCGGTGCAGCATAAGCGTTCGCGCGATCCAGGTGACAGCGCGGAGATGATGCAGGCGCGGCGTGCGTTTCTCGATGCCGGACACTATCAGCCGCTGCGTGACGCCATCGTTGAACAACTTTCCACGCGCCTTGACGCGTCAGCGACCTCAATTCTTGATATCGGTTGTGGGGAAGGGTATTACACTCACGCCTTTGCGGATGCGCTGCCTGCGGCCACCACTTATGGACTGGATGTGGCGAAGGTCGCCATCAAAGCGGCGGCCAGGCGCTATCCGCAGGTGACCTTCTGCGTTGCCTCGAGCCATCGTCTGCCGTTTGCTGATGCAAGCCAGGATGCAATTGTGCGGATTTATGCGCCGTGTAAAGCAGAAGAACTGGCGCGCGTGGTCAAGCCGCGCGGATGGGTTATCACGGCAACGCCGGGACCGCGTCATTTAATGGAGTTGAAAGAGCTGATTTACGATGAGGTCCGACTCCATGCGCCACATACTGAGCAACTGGAAGGGTTCACCTTGGTGAAAGAAATCGCGCTGGGGTACCCGATGAGCCTTAGTGGGAAGGAAGCGATGGCGCTATTGCAGATGACGCCTTTTGCCTGGCGGGCGAAGCCGGAGGTTCGGGAACACCTGGCGAGCAGAGATACGTTTGACTGCCAGACGGATTTTCGTCTTCACCTCTGGCAGCGTGCAGATTAA
- the mntP gene encoding manganese efflux pump MntP encodes MNITATIILAFGMSMDAFAASIGKGATLHKPKFSEALRTGLIFGAVETLTPLIGWALGMLASKFVLEWNHWIAFILLVFLGGRMIIEGFRGADDEDDEPLRRHGFWLLVTTAIATSLDAMAVGVGLAFLQVNIIATALAIGCATLIMSTLGMMVGRFIGPLLGKRAEILGGVVLIGIGAQILWTHYHG; translated from the coding sequence ATGAATATCACTGCCACTATTATTCTTGCTTTCGGCATGTCAATGGACGCTTTCGCGGCATCAATTGGCAAAGGTGCCACCCTGCATAAACCCAAATTCTCTGAAGCGTTGCGCACCGGTTTGATTTTCGGCGCAGTCGAAACATTGACGCCACTGATCGGCTGGGCGCTGGGCATGTTAGCCAGCAAATTTGTACTGGAATGGAATCACTGGATTGCCTTCATTCTGCTGGTCTTCCTGGGTGGGCGAATGATTATAGAAGGATTTCGCGGCGCGGATGATGAAGACGATGAACCGCTGCGCCGTCACGGTTTCTGGTTACTGGTCACTACCGCCATCGCCACCAGCCTCGACGCCATGGCGGTCGGTGTGGGACTGGCGTTCCTGCAGGTCAACATTATCGCGACCGCACTGGCTATCGGTTGCGCCACGCTGATTATGTCCACGCTAGGGATGATGGTCGGTCGCTTTATTGGCCCGCTGCTTGGCAAACGGGCTGAAATTCTGGGTGGCGTGGTGCTGATCGGTATCGGCGCCCAGATCCTCTGGACGCATTACCACGGTTAA
- the ftsI gene encoding peptidoglycan glycosyltransferase FtsI, producing MKTKRDGTARSFTPLRFALLCIAILLSLGLLLGRVAWLQIVEPDPLVRQEDMRSLREVTTASPRGMITDREGRPLAVSVPVNAVWADPKTLLSKGGVGVNERWQALANTLHLSLTTLAARVSHDPSARFIYLARQVSPQQAKWIDKLNLPGINLREESRRFYPAGHVAANLIGFTNIDGQGIEGVEKSFNAQLMGKPGSRLVRKDKFGHVIENITEVNPVPAHELQLSIDERLQTVTEDALDNAVRWNKAESGAAVLVSIATGEILAMASFPDFNPNNRDGAVLDDFRNRAISDTFEPGSTVKPLVIITALEQGIVQPDSVIDTHPFFLDGHRIRDVGFYPELTLTGILQKSSDTGVSHLSLAMPIQRLVDTYQRVGFGQPTGLGLTGESQGLMPQRRYWSDLDRATFAFGYGLMVTPLQLAHAYATIGSFGLYRPLSITRIDPPVIGKRVLSQAWVRQVEHMMESVALPGGGGTKAAVRDYRVAVKTGTAKKIGDDGKYVDKYVAYTAGVAPASNPKFALAVVINDPQNGAYYGGAVSAPVFSQIMGDVLRLENVKPDGMPADSRHLLVMQSNPQVFPSR from the coding sequence ATATGCGCTCGTTGCGCGAAGTCACCACGGCATCGCCGCGCGGAATGATCACTGACCGAGAGGGACGGCCACTGGCGGTGAGCGTACCGGTAAATGCGGTCTGGGCTGACCCCAAAACCTTGTTGAGCAAAGGAGGCGTCGGCGTAAACGAACGCTGGCAGGCGTTGGCAAATACGTTGCATCTCTCACTCACTACGCTGGCGGCACGCGTTAGCCACGATCCATCGGCACGGTTTATCTATCTTGCGCGTCAGGTCTCTCCTCAACAGGCGAAGTGGATCGATAAACTGAATCTGCCCGGGATCAACCTGCGTGAAGAGTCCAGGCGGTTTTATCCGGCAGGACACGTTGCGGCGAATCTGATTGGCTTTACCAACATTGACGGGCAGGGCATTGAAGGGGTTGAGAAAAGCTTTAACGCCCAGTTAATGGGTAAGCCGGGCTCTCGTCTGGTCCGCAAGGATAAATTCGGGCATGTAATTGAAAACATCACGGAAGTTAATCCTGTACCGGCGCATGAACTTCAACTCAGTATCGATGAGCGACTGCAGACGGTTACCGAGGATGCGCTGGACAATGCGGTTCGCTGGAACAAAGCGGAATCCGGAGCCGCCGTGCTGGTGAGCATTGCCACCGGTGAGATTCTGGCGATGGCCAGTTTTCCCGATTTTAACCCCAACAACCGTGACGGTGCGGTGCTTGACGATTTTCGCAATCGTGCGATTAGCGACACCTTCGAGCCAGGATCGACGGTGAAACCGCTGGTTATCATAACGGCGCTTGAGCAGGGGATTGTGCAGCCTGACAGTGTGATAGACACCCATCCGTTTTTCCTCGACGGGCATCGTATTCGTGACGTGGGCTTTTATCCGGAGCTGACGTTGACTGGCATTTTGCAGAAATCGAGTGATACTGGTGTATCGCATCTCTCGCTAGCGATGCCCATCCAGCGATTAGTGGATACTTATCAACGCGTTGGCTTCGGTCAGCCCACAGGACTGGGGCTCACCGGCGAGAGTCAGGGGCTGATGCCACAGCGTCGCTACTGGAGCGATCTGGATCGTGCAACCTTTGCCTTTGGCTACGGCCTGATGGTGACGCCGCTTCAACTGGCGCACGCCTATGCCACGATTGGTAGTTTTGGCCTGTACCGACCGCTCTCTATCACGCGTATCGATCCGCCCGTCATCGGCAAACGCGTCTTGTCGCAAGCGTGGGTCAGACAGGTGGAGCATATGATGGAAAGCGTTGCTCTGCCGGGGGGCGGCGGGACGAAGGCAGCGGTCCGGGATTATCGCGTGGCGGTTAAAACCGGGACGGCGAAGAAAATCGGTGATGACGGTAAATACGTGGATAAATATGTGGCCTACACCGCCGGCGTGGCGCCGGCAAGCAACCCTAAGTTTGCGCTGGCGGTGGTGATTAACGATCCGCAGAACGGGGCCTATTACGGCGGCGCGGTGTCGGCACCGGTGTTCAGCCAGATTATGGGCGATGTGTTGCGACTGGAAAACGTTAAACCGGATGGGATGCCTGCCGACTCCCGTCACCTGTTGGTGATGCAGAGCAATCCGCAGGTCTTCCCTTCGCGCTAA
- a CDS encoding DUF986 family protein: protein MTITDLVLVFFIAALLAYAIYDQFIMPRRNGPTLLAIPLLRRSRVDSVIFIGLIAILIYNNVTSHGAVITTWLLCALALMGFYIFWIRIPKILFKQGGFFFANVWIEYNRIKEMNLSEDGVLVMQLEQRRLLIRVRNIDDLEKIYKLLVSSQ, encoded by the coding sequence ATGACTATTACGGACCTGGTGCTGGTTTTCTTTATTGCCGCGTTGCTGGCTTACGCCATTTACGATCAGTTCATCATGCCACGCCGCAATGGCCCGACTCTGCTTGCCATCCCCCTGCTGCGCCGAAGCCGTGTGGACAGCGTCATCTTCATCGGACTCATCGCGATTCTTATCTACAACAATGTCACCAGCCATGGGGCTGTCATCACTACCTGGTTATTATGTGCGCTGGCGTTGATGGGGTTTTATATTTTCTGGATCCGGATACCGAAGATCCTCTTTAAACAGGGCGGATTTTTCTTCGCCAACGTCTGGATAGAATATAACCGCATTAAAGAGATGAATTTATCGGAAGATGGTGTTCTGGTGATGCAATTAGAACAACGGCGTCTGCTTATTCGTGTACGAAATATCGACGACCTGGAAAAGATATATAAACTTCTCGTTTCCTCTCAGTAA
- the manX gene encoding PTS mannose transporter subunit IIAB, which yields MTIAIVIGTHGWAAEQLLKTAEMLLGEQENVGWIDFVPGENAETLIEKYNAQLAKLDTSNGVLFLVDTWGGSPFNAASRIVVDKEQYEVIAGVNIPMLVETLMARDDNPSFDELVALAVETGREGVKALKAKPVEKAAPAPVAAAPKAAAPAKPMGPNDYMQIGLARIDDRLIHGQVATRWTKETNVTRIIVVSDEVAADTVRKTLLTQVAPPGVTAHVVDVAKMIRVYNNPKYAGERVMLLFTNPTDVERIVEGGVKITSVNIGGMAFRQGKTQVNNAISVDEKDIEAFNKLNARGIELEARKVSTDQKLKMMDLIAKVGK from the coding sequence GTGACCATTGCTATTGTTATAGGCACACATGGTTGGGCTGCAGAGCAGTTACTCAAGACAGCAGAAATGCTGTTAGGCGAGCAGGAAAACGTCGGCTGGATCGATTTCGTGCCCGGCGAGAATGCTGAAACGCTGATTGAAAAGTACAACGCTCAGTTGGCAAAACTCGATACCAGTAACGGCGTGCTGTTTCTCGTCGATACATGGGGAGGCAGTCCGTTCAACGCTGCCAGCCGCATTGTCGTCGACAAAGAACAGTATGAAGTCATTGCCGGGGTAAACATTCCCATGCTGGTCGAAACGCTGATGGCGCGTGACGACAACCCGAGCTTCGACGAGTTAGTGGCGTTGGCTGTTGAAACCGGTCGCGAAGGCGTGAAAGCGCTGAAAGCAAAACCGGTGGAAAAAGCCGCCCCTGCCCCCGTCGCAGCAGCCCCCAAAGCCGCGGCCCCGGCAAAACCAATGGGACCGAACGATTATATGCAAATCGGTCTTGCCCGTATTGATGACCGTTTAATCCACGGTCAGGTGGCTACCCGCTGGACCAAAGAGACCAACGTTACCCGTATTATCGTTGTCAGCGATGAAGTGGCTGCAGACACCGTGCGTAAAACGCTGTTGACGCAGGTCGCGCCTCCTGGCGTAACCGCTCACGTGGTGGATGTTGCCAAGATGATTCGTGTTTACAACAACCCGAAATACGCTGGCGAACGTGTGATGCTGCTGTTCACCAACCCGACCGATGTTGAGCGCATTGTCGAAGGCGGCGTGAAAATCACCTCCGTTAACATTGGCGGTATGGCTTTCCGTCAGGGTAAAACGCAGGTCAACAACGCCATCTCTGTCGATGAGAAAGACATCGAGGCCTTTAACAAACTCAATGCCCGCGGTATTGAGCTTGAGGCGCGTAAAGTGTCGACCGATCAGAAACTGAAAATGATGGATTTGATTGCCAAAGTGGGCAAGTAA
- a CDS encoding PTS mannose transporter subunit IID, with the protein MVDVTKTTTEKKLTQSDIRGVFIRSNLFQGSWNFERMQALGFCFSMIPAIRRLYPENNDARKQAIKRHLEFFNTHPYVAAPVLGVTLAMEEQRANGAEIDDGAINGIKVGLMGPLAGVGDPIFWGTVRPVFAALGAGIAMSGSLLGPLLFFILFNAVRLATRYYGVAYGYRKGVDIVKDMGGGFLQKLTEGASILGLFVMGALVNKWTHVNIPLVVSTITGQDGQTRVTTVQTILDQLMPGLVPLLLTFACMWLLRKKVNPLWIIVGFFVIGIAGYAVGLLGL; encoded by the coding sequence ATGGTTGATGTGACTAAAACTACCACTGAGAAAAAACTCACACAGAGTGACATTCGTGGCGTGTTCATTCGTTCTAACCTGTTTCAGGGTTCATGGAACTTCGAACGCATGCAGGCGCTGGGTTTCTGCTTCTCCATGATACCGGCTATTCGTCGCCTGTATCCAGAGAACAACGATGCGCGTAAGCAAGCTATCAAGCGTCACCTGGAATTCTTTAACACCCATCCGTACGTAGCGGCACCGGTTCTCGGCGTTACGTTGGCAATGGAAGAACAGCGTGCTAACGGCGCAGAGATTGACGATGGTGCCATCAACGGTATCAAAGTCGGTCTGATGGGGCCGCTGGCAGGCGTGGGCGACCCGATTTTCTGGGGGACTGTGCGTCCGGTATTCGCCGCGTTAGGTGCGGGTATCGCGATGAGCGGCAGCCTGCTCGGTCCGCTGCTGTTCTTCATTCTGTTCAACGCAGTCCGTCTGGCAACCCGTTACTACGGCGTCGCCTACGGTTACCGCAAAGGTGTCGATATCGTTAAGGATATGGGCGGCGGCTTCCTGCAAAAACTGACTGAGGGGGCGTCAATCCTCGGCCTGTTTGTCATGGGGGCGTTGGTGAACAAATGGACGCACGTGAACATCCCGCTGGTGGTCTCAACCATCACTGGTCAGGATGGTCAGACGCGCGTTACCACCGTACAGACCATTCTCGACCAGTTGATGCCGGGTCTGGTTCCGTTACTGCTTACCTTCGCCTGTATGTGGCTGCTGCGTAAGAAAGTGAACCCGTTGTGGATTATCGTTGGCTTCTTCGTCATCGGTATCGCGGGTTACGCGGTGGGTCTGTTGGGTCTGTAA